From Gottschalkiaceae bacterium SANA:
GCAATTGAAGTGATTAAGCAAAAATCAAGGCGATATGCGAAGCGTCAATTGACATGGTTTCGAAAGGAAGCCAATATCCAATGGTTTTATTGGGAGGACTATGATTGCGACCCCAAAAAGCTATTCAAAGCCGTTCATGAGGCTTATCAAACCGTGATCAATTGCGAAACAGAAGACACCGAGGAGGCGTAGCATGACAGATACTCAACAGTCCGATTCACTATTTTCATCATTCTCTTGCTCATCAGAGGACAAACAATTTTTGGATCACTCCTATCGCAGGATCTTGCCACAATTTTCTGAACTGGAATCCATTCAAATCCAAAACGAAAAAAAAATTCTAGATATCTTTCGTGAATCTCGATTAGAGAGTGCTCATTTTCAATGGAATACCGGTTATGGCTATGATGACATCGGTCGCGAAAAGGTAGAAGAAATTTATGCCAAGCTCTTTCGTGCTCAAGCAGCCTTGGTACGTCCAACCATCGCTTCAGGCACCCACGCCTTGGCATTAACCCTTAGAGGATTGCTACTGCCCGGGGACGAGGTTGTCTCCATTACAGGAACTCCTTATGACACCCTTTTAAAGGTATTGGGAATCAGTGGAGATGAGCCAGGGAATCTTTCTGAATTTGGCATTGGATTTCGTGAACTGCCGCTTTCTCAGCAAGGACAAATCCAAATTTCCAAACTGGCAAACTTTATATCTGATACGACCAAGGTCGTTATGATTCAACGTTCCACCGGCTATTCTGTTCGACCAGCTATCCGCATGGAGGAAATGTCGGCCGCAATTGCAGCCGTTAAAGAGATCCGATCCGATTTGATTGTCATGGTCGACAACTGTTACGGTGAATTTGTTGAAACGATAGAACCGATTGAAATTGGCGCCGATCTCGCTGTTGGATCTTTAATTAAGAATCCCGGAGGTGGACTCGCCCTGTCAGGCGGTTATGTAGCAGGAAGCGAAGTCTTGATTAATCGCATCGCCAATTTTTTAACGGCTCCTGGGGTGGGGAAGGAGTGCGGTTTAACCTTTGGTCAATCTCGTTCCATTCTTCAAGGTTTATTTTTTGCGCCTCAAGTCGTTTGTAACGCTTTGAAAAGCGCTCTTCTTTTTGCATCTGTCTTTGAAGATTTGGGTTATGAAACCTATCCGAATACGAAAATGAATCGCGGCGACATCGTGCAAACCATCCTTTTAAACAATCAAAAGAATGTGGAGGTTTTCTGCCAAACCATCCAAAAATGTTCACCAGTCGATTCTTTTGTGCGTCCGATTCCTTGGGAAATGCCGGGCTATGCAGACCCCGTTATTATGGCTGCAGGAACTTTTGTGCAGGGTGCTTCAATCGAACTCAGCGCCGACGCGCCCATGCGTGAGCCTTTTGCGGTTTATGTACAGGGCGGCTTGATTTTCACCCAAACCCTCTATGCTGTCGCAGAGATGATTGCTTATTATCGACAATAAGGCTGCGTCCGACAAGATGGGGGAAGCCTCAAAATAATAAAAACAAGCATGAAAAAAGAAGTTCCATATAGGAACTTCTTTTTTATTTTATTCCATTTTGTCACCGTTGTTTCTCCACATGGACAATTCGTCTTAATGAAGCTGACGAAATACCCCAACAACCTTTCCGATCACAAGAGCATCGCTGCTGTAAATGGGTTGATATAGGTCGTTTTCCGGTTGAAGACGAATCCGGTCTTTTTCCTTAAAGAAACGTTTCACTGTCGCTTCATCATCTAAAAGAGCAACAATGATCTCACCGTCATTGGCTGTTTTTTGTTGACTAACCAATATATAATCACCGTCGTGAATTCCCGCATCAATCATGCTGTCGCCACGAACCGTCAGCATAAAACACTGCTTGTTACCAATAAAATCTGCGGGAACAGGGAAGCTGTCTTCCACGTTTTCAATGGCTAGAATTGGAGCGCCTGCTGTTACTTTTCCAACGACCGGAACATTAATAACCTCCCGTTTGGTTGCAAAAGAAAAATCATCTCGATCAAGAATTTCAATCGCTCTTGGTTTCGTCGGGTCTTTACGAATATATCCCTTTTTTTCCAGGGAAGAAAGATGAGCATGTACAGTAGAGGGGGATTTTAGTCCAACAGCCGTACAAATTTCGCGCACCGCCGGGGGATAACCACGATCCATTAAGCTCTGTTTGATATAATTTAAAATGTTTAATTGCTTGTTACTTAGATCTTCATACACCTTATTCATCTCCTTTCTCATTTCTTATAGCCTGATTATATCAGAACTACAGCCATTTTACAAACATTTGTTCGAAAAGACCTTGACATCGAACGCGCGTTCTTTTATAATGAATCTAGAACAAGCGTTCGGAGGTGCTTAAAGATGAAAAAATGGATGAATTGGATGATCGTACTACTTGCAGTAGCAATCGTTTTATCAGGCCTAACCCTGGTATTCGCTTTAGGAAATGAAACAAATTTCCAAGAAAACAATGCCATGACGGAAATGGAAGATCCCAAAGTCAATTCG
This genomic window contains:
- a CDS encoding methionine gamma-lyase family protein, which codes for MTDTQQSDSLFSSFSCSSEDKQFLDHSYRRILPQFSELESIQIQNEKKILDIFRESRLESAHFQWNTGYGYDDIGREKVEEIYAKLFRAQAALVRPTIASGTHALALTLRGLLLPGDEVVSITGTPYDTLLKVLGISGDEPGNLSEFGIGFRELPLSQQGQIQISKLANFISDTTKVVMIQRSTGYSVRPAIRMEEMSAAIAAVKEIRSDLIVMVDNCYGEFVETIEPIEIGADLAVGSLIKNPGGGLALSGGYVAGSEVLINRIANFLTAPGVGKECGLTFGQSRSILQGLFFAPQVVCNALKSALLFASVFEDLGYETYPNTKMNRGDIVQTILLNNQKNVEVFCQTIQKCSPVDSFVRPIPWEMPGYADPVIMAAGTFVQGASIELSADAPMREPFAVYVQGGLIFTQTLYAVAEMIAYYRQ
- the lexA gene encoding transcriptional repressor LexA encodes the protein MYEDLSNKQLNILNYIKQSLMDRGYPPAVREICTAVGLKSPSTVHAHLSSLEKKGYIRKDPTKPRAIEILDRDDFSFATKREVINVPVVGKVTAGAPILAIENVEDSFPVPADFIGNKQCFMLTVRGDSMIDAGIHDGDYILVSQQKTANDGEIIVALLDDEATVKRFFKEKDRIRLQPENDLYQPIYSSDALVIGKVVGVFRQLH